One window from the genome of Methanobrevibacter thaueri encodes:
- a CDS encoding bifunctional glycosyltransferase/CDP-glycerol:glycerophosphate glycerophosphotransferase has translation MTFLSIIIPFDTVERYLKDCLDSISEQNIDDYEIILVLNGEKENVNDLINSYDNLNIIVKSFDERLGVARARNEGLKMAGGEYVYFIDSDDYLYKNALEKLVNTAKATHADFINGERMATPFIRERFEERFTKKSKYPMKKGKLSDMEFSMRQLVGTKTNKKEILSVLHSLIKRDIIADTLFDENDRFYSDYFFMTSIFPRLNTFVGVEEAVYAKRNRDDPINLTSLNQEDHGDAFLSYATAYRDVLEIVNALYDKTHDEKYKLLKDEMAFTFFDYYYKVFGPNFLYSDDENWRGHVFKIMQEISYEFNMNYLSFIQKREIKAFQENNIRKLTRFIKIRVNFKKTIRVFKSRWRFKTFIYFRYYNRKPINKNQFMFASFLGKFYSDSPKYLYEYMYNKYGDELDYVWVINDKNVEIPGNPKKVKRFSLAYYKELARSKYWVINGRQASRLHKRDSQKIISTWHGTPLKKLGLDIGNVHTRDPNIKKSYIKVAKEWDYLISPNHYTTEILRSCFAYDGDILETGYPRNDILYNATPEQVQKIKDDLNLPSDKKIVLYAPTWRDDEYFDAGKMHFTLKLELDKLQKAIGDEYIVLVRTHYFVADKLDLSPYKGFAYDVCKYDDIAELYLISDILITDYSSVFFDYANLRRPILYYTYDLEKYENILRGFYIDIHSEVPGPLLKTTEEVIDAIVNIEDLKKEYADKYDEFYERFCSFEDGNASKRIDDAIRK, from the coding sequence ATGACATTTTTAAGCATTATTATTCCATTCGACACTGTCGAGAGATATCTCAAGGACTGTCTTGACAGCATATCTGAGCAAAACATTGATGATTATGAAATCATCCTGGTATTGAATGGGGAAAAAGAGAATGTAAATGATTTAATCAATAGTTATGACAATTTAAACATCATTGTCAAGTCATTTGATGAGCGTTTAGGAGTAGCCCGTGCCAGAAATGAAGGGTTGAAAATGGCTGGCGGGGAATATGTCTACTTTATCGACAGCGATGATTACCTGTATAAGAATGCATTGGAAAAATTGGTAAACACCGCAAAAGCCACTCATGCAGATTTCATTAACGGAGAAAGGATGGCGACTCCTTTCATACGTGAAAGATTTGAAGAGAGATTCACCAAAAAAAGCAAATATCCGATGAAAAAAGGCAAACTGTCTGATATGGAATTTTCAATGAGGCAGTTGGTCGGTACAAAAACAAATAAAAAGGAAATATTGTCTGTCCTTCATTCATTGATAAAAAGAGACATTATAGCAGACACTCTTTTTGATGAAAATGACAGGTTCTATTCAGATTATTTCTTCATGACTTCAATCTTCCCAAGATTAAATACCTTCGTCGGTGTAGAGGAGGCAGTTTATGCGAAAAGAAACAGGGATGATCCGATCAATCTGACTTCCCTAAACCAGGAAGACCATGGGGATGCGTTCCTAAGCTATGCGACTGCATATAGGGATGTCTTGGAAATTGTCAATGCTCTCTATGATAAAACCCATGATGAAAAATATAAACTGCTGAAGGATGAGATGGCATTCACATTCTTTGATTATTACTACAAGGTATTCGGGCCTAATTTCCTATACAGTGATGATGAAAACTGGAGAGGCCATGTTTTTAAGATTATGCAGGAGATTTCCTATGAGTTCAACATGAACTATTTGTCATTTATTCAGAAAAGGGAAATCAAGGCTTTTCAGGAAAACAACATTAGGAAATTGACCAGATTCATCAAGATTAGGGTCAATTTCAAGAAGACCATACGCGTTTTCAAAAGCAGATGGAGATTCAAGACATTCATCTACTTCAGGTATTACAATAGAAAGCCTATAAATAAAAACCAATTCATGTTCGCTAGCTTTTTGGGCAAATTTTACTCAGACAGCCCTAAATACCTTTATGAATATATGTATAACAAATATGGCGATGAGCTGGATTACGTATGGGTAATCAATGACAAGAACGTTGAAATCCCTGGAAACCCAAAGAAGGTCAAAAGATTCTCCCTTGCTTATTATAAGGAACTGGCAAGGTCCAAGTATTGGGTCATCAACGGCCGTCAGGCTTCAAGACTTCATAAGAGGGATTCTCAGAAAATCATTTCAACATGGCATGGTACTCCACTCAAGAAGCTTGGTTTGGATATTGGAAATGTCCATACAAGAGACCCGAACATCAAGAAATCCTACATCAAGGTGGCCAAGGAATGGGATTACTTGATATCACCTAATCATTACACCACAGAAATCCTTCGCAGCTGCTTTGCATATGATGGGGACATTCTTGAAACAGGTTATCCTCGTAATGACATTCTCTACAATGCAACTCCTGAGCAAGTTCAAAAGATCAAGGATGACTTGAATTTACCTTCAGATAAGAAAATTGTATTATATGCTCCTACATGGAGGGATGACGAGTATTTTGATGCTGGTAAAATGCATTTTACATTAAAGCTTGAATTGGACAAGCTGCAAAAGGCAATCGGTGATGAATACATCGTGCTTGTGAGGACCCATTACTTCGTTGCCGACAAGCTTGACCTCTCCCCATATAAGGGATTTGCGTATGACGTTTGCAAATATGACGATATCGCTGAATTATATCTCATCAGCGACATATTGATTACAGACTATTCCAGTGTTTTCTTTGACTATGCAAACCTTAGAAGACCTATTTTATACTACACATATGACCTGGAAAAATACGAAAACATATTGAGGGGATTCTACATTGACATTCACTCAGAGGTTCCGGGGCCATTGCTTAAGACCACTGAAGAGGTTATTGATGCAATAGTGAATATTGAAGATTTAAAGAAAGAGTATGCAGACAAGTATGATGAGTTCTATGAAAGGTTCTGCAGTTTCGAGGACGGTAACGCCTCAAAAAGAATTGATGATGCAATAAGGAAATAG
- a CDS encoding LicD family protein → MVKDKIKRKIYNGLGVSKDDFVTRREFNKVQRLVNTHQDYLNNIYAFHDLQPNKYLTLMQDLCYEFMLFFDNVCKKHGIEYWMDYGTLLGAYRHEGLIPWDDDLDVGMMRADYIRFIDIIQDELDRCDLPEVKAALKIDKHNDKSVRWYQISYYYPGYNGKFIGLDIYPYEYLKDYDGRDLENDYMIFSKEYYHNPDDHDLEETVYEFYEKFNCTLERDTHMIPGVEDSRNNLRKFSVYKFDVVETDQVFPLIRLPFGHYEFLAPADSRQYLIDIYGKNFLQIPKKIRDHDRLNKFRRREGIMEKLEESVENLKRANEKF, encoded by the coding sequence GTGGTTAAGGATAAGATTAAAAGAAAAATATATAATGGATTGGGAGTATCTAAAGATGACTTTGTAACACGTAGAGAATTCAATAAGGTTCAAAGGCTTGTTAATACTCACCAAGATTATTTGAATAACATCTATGCTTTCCATGATCTCCAGCCAAATAAATATTTGACATTAATGCAGGATTTATGCTATGAGTTCATGCTGTTTTTTGATAATGTTTGCAAAAAGCACGGCATTGAATACTGGATGGATTATGGGACCTTGCTTGGAGCTTACCGTCATGAGGGATTGATTCCATGGGATGACGATTTGGATGTTGGAATGATGAGAGCTGATTATATCAGGTTCATAGACATAATACAGGATGAGCTTGACAGGTGTGACCTTCCAGAAGTCAAGGCCGCCTTAAAAATAGATAAGCATAACGACAAGTCAGTCAGATGGTATCAAATCTCTTACTACTATCCTGGATATAACGGCAAGTTCATCGGACTTGACATTTATCCATATGAATATCTCAAGGATTACGATGGCAGGGACTTGGAAAATGATTATATGATATTTTCAAAGGAATATTACCACAATCCTGATGACCATGATTTGGAAGAGACAGTTTATGAGTTCTATGAAAAGTTCAACTGCACTCTTGAAAGGGACACCCATATGATTCCAGGTGTGGAGGATTCCAGAAACAACCTAAGGAAATTTTCCGTGTACAAGTTTGACGTTGTGGAAACCGATCAGGTTTTCCCTTTAATCCGGCTTCCGTTCGGCCATTATGAATTTTTGGCCCCCGCTGATTCAAGACAATATCTGATTGACATTTACGGTAAGAATTTCCTTCAGATTCCTAAAAAAATCAGAGACCATGATAGGCTTAACAAGTTCAGGCGCAGAGAGGGAATCATGGAAAAACTGGAGGAATCCGTGGAAAATCTCAAAAGGGCAAATGAAAAATTTTAA
- a CDS encoding LicD family protein, producing MFNRFKKKSSKKNSYPTKKEFNELQQLVDRQHDYLNNIFVFHELEFTPYMELMRTISYELLKYFDNICTKYDLEYWLDFGTLLGAVRHEGFIPWDDDLDVGMLREDYYRFLEVFPSELEKSGMKNVAAWFKEPSWDVGSIRWYQINCKYPDFNGKYVGIDVFPYDYITDFDDDYIPRFHKLRPEFFKTWDGEIDHLKDAIDSSCGHLNLSLSRTDHFIAGVDGGRFRTGSVFKILKTEDLQPLKRIKFGKYDFLVPNNTDNYLSEIYGKNYMEIGRSSKDHGRLTRYKKYPNIMERLTEAKDELIKVNENFDYIP from the coding sequence ATGTTTAACAGATTTAAGAAGAAAAGCTCAAAGAAGAATTCGTATCCAACTAAGAAGGAATTCAATGAACTTCAACAGTTGGTGGATAGGCAGCATGATTATTTAAACAACATTTTCGTTTTCCATGAGCTGGAATTTACTCCTTATATGGAACTCATGAGAACAATCTCCTATGAGCTTTTGAAATATTTCGACAATATCTGCACAAAATACGATTTGGAATATTGGCTTGATTTTGGAACATTGCTCGGTGCGGTCAGACATGAAGGGTTCATCCCATGGGATGACGATTTGGATGTCGGAATGTTGAGAGAGGATTATTACAGATTTTTAGAGGTTTTTCCATCCGAACTTGAAAAAAGCGGCATGAAGAATGTTGCCGCATGGTTCAAGGAGCCCTCATGGGACGTAGGTTCAATAAGATGGTATCAAATCAACTGCAAATATCCGGATTTCAACGGAAAATATGTTGGCATTGACGTTTTTCCATATGACTATATAACCGACTTTGATGATGACTATATACCAAGGTTCCATAAGCTGCGCCCTGAATTCTTCAAGACATGGGACGGGGAGATTGACCACCTGAAGGATGCAATCGATTCAAGCTGCGGTCATTTGAACCTTAGCTTGTCCAGGACAGACCACTTCATTGCGGGCGTTGACGGGGGCCGTTTCAGAACAGGTTCTGTCTTCAAGATCCTAAAAACTGAGGATCTGCAGCCTTTAAAAAGAATCAAGTTCGGCAAATATGACTTTTTGGTTCCAAACAACACAGACAACTATTTAAGCGAGATATACGGCAAGAACTATATGGAAATCGGAAGGTCCAGCAAGGACCATGGCCGTCTGACCAGATATAAGAAATATCCGAATATCATGGAAAGGCTAACTGAAGCGAAAGATGAATTGATCAAAGTTAATGAGAATTTTGATTATATTCCCTAA
- a CDS encoding LicD family protein, with the protein MFFDKSNDKISKDDLIPRKDFEKLQSVVDVHQDYINNLYVFYKLRPTPFLESVRDLSYELLRFFDELCEEYDLTYWMDYGTLLGSVRHDDFIPWDDDLDVGMMRRDYLELIEILDTQIGKFENIHFDKSGNWIKLIYQIDEIGECLMSINVFPYDYIDGEPMDGFEERYTQIRENLNSIDIDEMYGELSLTFDESEYYIAGVEGIRGKSKMHSFKILESEGLFPLQKSRFGKYEFPSPNDSLSYARDIYGKRFIKIPKKKPKQTRLARLRGIENIEEILKRSCEDLKKINDNYDF; encoded by the coding sequence ATGTTTTTTGACAAATCCAACGATAAGATAAGCAAGGACGATTTGATACCTCGTAAGGATTTCGAAAAGCTACAGAGCGTTGTTGATGTTCACCAGGATTACATAAACAATCTTTACGTTTTTTATAAGTTAAGGCCAACACCGTTTCTGGAAAGTGTCAGGGATTTATCCTATGAGTTGCTGCGCTTCTTTGATGAGCTTTGTGAGGAGTATGATTTGACCTACTGGATGGATTATGGAACCCTTTTGGGGTCTGTCAGGCATGACGATTTCATTCCATGGGATGACGATCTGGATGTTGGAATGATGAGAAGGGACTATCTTGAGCTGATTGAAATATTGGATACCCAAATCGGCAAGTTTGAAAACATTCACTTTGACAAGTCCGGAAATTGGATAAAGCTTATCTATCAAATCGATGAAATAGGTGAATGCCTCATGAGCATTAATGTATTTCCATATGACTATATAGATGGCGAGCCTATGGATGGTTTTGAGGAAAGATACACTCAGATAAGGGAAAACCTCAATAGCATTGACATTGATGAGATGTATGGGGAGTTAAGTCTCACATTTGATGAAAGCGAATATTACATTGCAGGTGTTGAGGGAATCAGGGGAAAAAGCAAAATGCACTCGTTCAAGATACTTGAAAGTGAGGGATTGTTCCCGCTTCAAAAATCAAGGTTCGGAAAGTATGAGTTTCCCTCACCAAACGATTCATTATCATATGCCAGGGACATATATGGCAAAAGGTTCATCAAGATTCCTAAAAAGAAGCCTAAGCAGACAAGATTGGCACGTTTAAGAGGAATTGAAAACATTGAAGAGATTTTGAAAAGGTCCTGCGAGGACTTAAAAAAGATTAATGATAATTATGATTTTTGA
- a CDS encoding CDP-glycerol glycerophosphotransferase family protein produces MGFKSKLLNLKECAVNSMIYKEYYNKDLDEKLVYLESRDGLDFTGNIFRIVEELSTGKYGDLKIHVHAKPQVVDRIKAFKRNYNLKIDKIITKEALATKTLEKAKYIFTDSGIRPKYVKREGQIFVNTWHGTPLKAMGKDNVAEEHRLGNVQHPLLSSDYLLYPNHYMKEKMLNAYMIEKIFPGKILMEGYPRNSVFLKESWLKDKLGLEDKEIFVYMPTFRGIFMDRDDEGQKNEVEEILSQLDLRLKDNQILYVKLHVLNESQIDFDKFTNVRPFPQGYEIYDVLNMADVLITDYSSVFYDFANTKRKIILFNYDEEEYMSYRGFYVPLKHIPFPKVRNVDGLVEEMNSPINYKSDNFLNKFCQFDNVDAAERICRHIFLNEHVCVEEEIENDNPNILIFAGALYKFGIASALFNLLNNVDRTKYNFFITFKQWEENILQNHEEIFKIIPDDVEVLPIRFNLIPTVKEKLAYNKFYLSNDRMDCPSELRNLFKRSFDKQFGSVKWDMVIDFDGYNHDETLMFTSSDFKSGVWVHNDMVSEMKAKHNQNPNVLREAYSQADNVCVVSPSLVEPTKSISGRKDNVRVIHNLNDYESILKRSNEEVHLDENTIVYNNEIECVLAKDSIKFITIGRFSPEKGHERLILAFNEFCSDFPDAQLIIIGGYGVEYEKTCELVDSVEYGDNITLINNISNPMPILKECDLFILSSYHEGWPMVLMEADTLCVPIISTDIASTRAMGHYAGQLVENSQEGILKGMHDFVDGNVLCCNSDFEKYNDVAVDEFYSLLQ; encoded by the coding sequence ATGGGTTTTAAATCTAAATTGCTTAATCTTAAAGAGTGTGCTGTAAATTCAATGATTTACAAGGAATATTATAATAAGGATTTAGATGAGAAACTCGTTTATTTAGAATCCCGTGACGGTCTGGATTTCACGGGAAACATTTTCAGGATAGTTGAGGAGCTTTCAACAGGCAAATACGGCGACCTTAAGATTCATGTTCACGCAAAGCCACAGGTTGTCGACAGGATTAAAGCCTTCAAGAGAAACTATAATTTAAAAATTGACAAAATCATTACAAAGGAAGCCCTTGCAACAAAAACCCTTGAAAAGGCCAAGTACATATTCACCGATTCGGGAATCCGGCCGAAGTATGTGAAAAGGGAAGGCCAGATATTTGTCAACACATGGCACGGAACCCCATTGAAGGCGATGGGAAAGGACAATGTTGCCGAGGAGCATCGTTTGGGCAATGTTCAGCATCCACTTCTTTCAAGCGATTATCTGCTTTATCCGAATCATTACATGAAGGAAAAGATGCTCAATGCATACATGATAGAAAAGATTTTTCCTGGAAAAATCCTGATGGAAGGATATCCAAGAAACAGCGTATTTTTAAAGGAATCCTGGCTAAAGGATAAATTGGGATTGGAGGATAAGGAAATATTCGTTTATATGCCCACATTCAGGGGAATATTTATGGACCGTGATGATGAGGGGCAAAAAAATGAAGTTGAAGAAATATTGTCCCAATTGGATTTGCGGCTAAAGGATAATCAGATATTGTATGTCAAATTGCATGTCCTGAACGAATCCCAAATAGATTTCGATAAGTTCACTAATGTAAGGCCATTTCCACAGGGCTATGAGATATATGATGTTTTGAATATGGCTGATGTATTGATTACTGACTATTCAAGCGTATTCTATGATTTTGCAAACACCAAAAGAAAGATTATACTGTTCAACTATGATGAAGAGGAATATATGTCATATCGTGGTTTTTATGTACCATTGAAGCATATTCCTTTTCCAAAGGTTCGCAATGTTGATGGATTGGTGGAGGAGATGAATTCGCCAATCAATTACAAGTCAGATAATTTCCTCAACAAGTTTTGCCAATTCGACAATGTGGATGCGGCAGAAAGGATATGCAGACACATATTTTTAAATGAGCATGTCTGTGTTGAAGAGGAGATTGAAAATGACAATCCGAACATCCTGATATTTGCAGGGGCATTGTATAAGTTCGGAATAGCTTCAGCATTGTTTAACTTACTTAACAATGTTGACAGGACAAAATACAACTTTTTCATAACATTCAAGCAATGGGAGGAAAATATCCTTCAAAATCATGAGGAAATCTTCAAGATCATTCCTGATGATGTGGAGGTCCTGCCAATCAGATTTAATTTAATCCCAACAGTCAAGGAGAAGCTGGCCTACAATAAGTTTTATCTGTCAAACGATAGGATGGACTGTCCGAGTGAGCTGCGCAATCTTTTCAAAAGGTCCTTCGACAAGCAGTTCGGCAGTGTCAAATGGGACATGGTGATTGACTTTGATGGATATAACCATGACGAAACTCTAATGTTTACCTCAAGCGACTTTAAAAGCGGCGTTTGGGTTCACAATGATATGGTATCTGAAATGAAAGCCAAGCACAATCAAAATCCAAACGTTTTAAGAGAGGCTTATTCTCAAGCCGATAACGTTTGTGTGGTGTCTCCAAGTCTGGTGGAACCGACCAAATCGATAAGCGGCCGCAAGGACAACGTTCGTGTCATCCATAACCTGAACGACTACGAATCAATCTTGAAACGGTCAAATGAGGAGGTTCATTTGGATGAAAACACCATTGTCTACAATAATGAGATTGAATGTGTTTTGGCAAAAGACTCAATTAAGTTCATCACGATAGGCAGATTTTCACCTGAAAAGGGTCATGAAAGATTGATACTTGCATTCAATGAGTTCTGCAGTGATTTCCCTGATGCCCAACTAATCATCATTGGAGGATATGGAGTAGAATATGAAAAGACCTGTGAATTAGTCGATTCGGTTGAATACGGAGACAATATAACGTTGATAAACAACATTTCAAACCCAATGCCTATTTTAAAGGAATGTGACTTGTTCATACTCTCTTCCTATCATGAGGGATGGCCAATGGTGTTGATGGAAGCGGATACGTTATGCGTTCCAATAATATCAACGGATATAGCATCCACTCGTGCGATGGGCCATTATGCAGGACAACTGGTTGAAAATTCACAGGAAGGAATCCTTAAGGGAATGCATGATTTTGTCGACGGAAATGTTTTATGCTGCAATTCTGATTTTGAAAAGTACAATGATGTTGCAGTAGATGAATTTTACAGTTTATTGCAGTAG
- a CDS encoding universal stress protein, whose translation MYKKILLPTDGSTYATQEVKRVTNLIDDDGEIIILSVAGKLTSSAFQSRKKVRKVNERMKREAEEAVKNMVAEFDDDLNVTPMVRTGFAAETINKVASEEGVDLIVISSSGKSGLHRFILGSVTEKVLKTADVDVLLVHND comes from the coding sequence ATGTATAAAAAGATTTTATTACCAACAGATGGTTCAACATATGCGACTCAGGAAGTGAAAAGAGTTACTAATTTAATTGATGATGATGGTGAAATCATTATCCTATCCGTTGCTGGTAAATTAACATCTAGCGCATTTCAAAGTCGTAAAAAAGTTAGAAAAGTAAATGAAAGAATGAAAAGGGAAGCTGAGGAAGCGGTAAAGAATATGGTTGCCGAATTTGACGATGACTTGAACGTTACACCTATGGTAAGGACAGGTTTTGCGGCAGAAACAATCAATAAAGTGGCATCTGAGGAAGGCGTTGACCTGATTGTAATCTCATCCTCAGGTAAAAGCGGACTTCACAGGTTTATCCTCGGCAGCGTAACTGAAAAAGTCTTGAAAACAGCAGATGTAGATGTATTATTAGTTCACAACGATTAG
- a CDS encoding cation diffusion facilitator family transporter — translation MTRQEKIVKTSIIGIVVNLILVAFKAVVGIATNSIAITLDAVNNLTDALSSIITIIGAKLAGKAPDKDHPYGYGRIEYFSSVIIAAIVLWAGITALMESWPKIFNPDVTNYTTVSLIIVAVAVVVKFVLGQYVKRVGEDINSQALVASGSDAFFDAILSLSTLVAAIISIFFHISLEGILGVIISIVIIKASIDMLRETLDSMIGARVDSELSQKIKASIREVPGVYGAYDLSLHNYGPEEMQGSVHIEVDDDLSALDIHKLSRQIALKIYEEFSIALTIGIYAHNNGHSEIRDDLYEIASKYDEVLEIHAFMVYEAEKLVTFDIIVDFDADREAVKGKILKEIKDKHPEFNYAMIDDFDVSD, via the coding sequence ATGACACGACAAGAGAAAATTGTGAAGACAAGCATAATAGGCATTGTTGTCAACCTCATACTGGTTGCATTCAAGGCAGTGGTAGGTATTGCCACCAATTCCATTGCAATCACCCTGGATGCAGTAAACAACTTAACTGATGCATTGTCATCAATCATTACAATCATTGGGGCAAAGCTTGCAGGCAAGGCTCCTGACAAGGACCACCCTTACGGTTACGGGCGTATTGAATATTTCTCATCAGTAATCATTGCAGCCATAGTATTGTGGGCGGGCATCACCGCACTGATGGAATCCTGGCCGAAAATATTCAATCCGGACGTTACAAACTATACGACCGTTTCCCTCATAATCGTTGCGGTTGCCGTTGTCGTCAAGTTCGTTTTAGGCCAATACGTCAAGCGTGTCGGCGAGGACATCAACTCACAGGCGCTTGTCGCTTCAGGAAGCGATGCGTTTTTCGATGCGATACTGTCCTTATCAACACTTGTTGCGGCGATAATCTCAATATTCTTCCACATATCACTTGAGGGAATACTTGGAGTGATAATCTCAATAGTGATCATCAAGGCAAGTATCGACATGCTTAGGGAAACCCTGGACAGCATGATCGGCGCAAGGGTCGATTCTGAACTCTCCCAGAAAATCAAGGCATCAATCCGTGAAGTTCCTGGAGTTTACGGAGCATATGACTTGAGCCTGCACAATTACGGACCTGAGGAAATGCAGGGGTCAGTGCATATTGAGGTGGATGACGATTTAAGCGCATTGGACATCCACAAGCTGTCAAGACAGATTGCGCTAAAGATATATGAGGAATTCTCAATAGCCCTGACAATCGGAATATATGCCCATAACAACGGACACTCCGAAATACGTGACGACCTGTATGAAATAGCCTCAAAATATGATGAAGTTCTTGAGATACATGCATTCATGGTTTATGAGGCCGAAAAGCTGGTCACATTCGACATAATCGTTGACTTTGATGCTGACCGTGAGGCGGTCAAGGGCAAAATCCTAAAGGAAATCAAGGACAAACATCCGGAATTCAATTATGCAATGATTGACGATTTTGACGTAAGTGATTAA
- a CDS encoding zinc-ribbon domain-containing protein: MSKFCPKCGEKLVDSAMFCKNCGASLEGIPNPHQTTAGEYRVPVVEDDHKIAVIAGYVLAILLPLFGFIVGIYLLTRNSQNARKHGKYVMIVAAVLWIISFLL; the protein is encoded by the coding sequence ATGTCTAAATTCTGTCCAAAATGTGGTGAAAAGCTGGTTGACAGTGCAATGTTCTGTAAAAATTGCGGGGCAAGCCTGGAAGGAATTCCAAACCCGCACCAAACAACAGCCGGTGAATATCGCGTGCCTGTAGTGGAAGATGACCACAAGATTGCAGTCATCGCCGGTTATGTCCTGGCAATACTGTTGCCGCTTTTCGGATTTATAGTCGGAATTTACCTTTTGACAAGAAACTCGCAAAACGCAAGGAAGCACGGCAAGTACGTGATGATTGTGGCTGCGGTCCTATGGATCATATCATTTTTATTGTAG
- a CDS encoding SseB family protein yields the protein MRVVIEDIYANGNRLNENLALKLVNEFRYSNLYIAAKKENDTLNFITYEYNDMKLTALFTDHDEFRKFHHEDDIQLLQNSFELYQNILKTTDFDGYILNPASEKYLFTKEFILTITNIPKTNFYTTDAYSAGELLDIYRNVDNRYLEEYISNPKNVGDYEMLFERLANSTILTLMVSDMEFDNDIIDLREIGPVAGMYTDKVGGIYVTIFSSTDRIRHVNTSKFKYAQLVNLAMLVNYVLVEDLDGIVLNPDSDNVLIPRSVLLRYSLGFERYANDARLCEALYYMFALD from the coding sequence TTGAGAGTAGTAATTGAGGACATTTATGCCAATGGAAACAGGCTGAATGAAAACCTGGCGCTGAAACTGGTCAATGAGTTCAGGTATTCCAATCTGTATATTGCGGCTAAAAAGGAGAACGATACGCTGAATTTCATCACCTACGAGTACAATGACATGAAGCTGACAGCGCTCTTCACCGACCATGACGAGTTCCGCAAGTTTCACCATGAGGATGACATCCAGCTTCTGCAGAATTCCTTCGAACTGTACCAGAACATCCTGAAAACCACTGATTTCGACGGATACATCCTGAATCCGGCCTCTGAAAAGTATCTCTTTACAAAGGAATTCATTTTGACAATAACCAACATCCCAAAGACCAACTTCTACACCACTGATGCATATTCAGCAGGTGAGCTCCTTGACATCTACCGGAATGTCGACAATAGATATCTGGAGGAGTACATTTCCAATCCCAAAAACGTCGGCGATTATGAGATGCTCTTTGAAAGGTTGGCAAATTCCACAATACTGACGCTGATGGTGAGCGATATGGAATTCGATAACGACATTATTGACTTGAGGGAAATAGGCCCTGTTGCCGGAATGTACACCGATAAGGTCGGAGGCATTTACGTGACCATATTCTCGTCAACAGACAGAATCAGGCATGTCAACACCTCCAAGTTCAAGTACGCCCAGCTTGTGAATCTTGCAATGCTTGTCAATTATGTTCTTGTTGAGGATTTGGACGGTATAGTGCTTAATCCGGACAGCGACAATGTGCTGATTCCAAGATCGGTTCTCTTGAGGTATTCCCTTGGTTTTGAAAGGTATGCCAATGATGCGAGATTGTGCGAAGCCCTCTATTACATGTTCGCCTTGGATTAA